The following proteins come from a genomic window of Pyxidicoccus sp. MSG2:
- a CDS encoding HEAT repeat domain-containing protein: protein MTSRHLPRAAIAGFVLAVLVAAGVVLLRRDASSSQDAPPMAVSGASAQAVSPAPGGPGQPAPSAKKDGPREQIPMPGCWEGLLELDKTASLDSLRAALAEAISANDRFLAEYLKERLTEVVGNDAERGLKLVEWAAQANGPETTLYLEALKAAPAVRNPAVSERLLKLGEDKSAQIATRAAALDTLETQHRFTPESIQRLKAIAMDVDADSAAWLATRTMGRVMKEDYERTGSYSSYWKELLDIGQTSKDLAVRQLALEMPSYSNPLLDSASIDQLAELMKTDPDRQVREMSAFRLARTEDPKRALEAYRAAFDGESSICVRFAMMLYALRAAGADALPLAAEFAKKDPRLQQDYLDFKELYAAGTVDWSRIWMNKKEYHECVVEEGAPHE from the coding sequence ATGACTTCCCGTCACCTTCCCAGAGCCGCCATCGCGGGCTTCGTCCTCGCCGTCCTCGTCGCGGCTGGCGTGGTGCTGCTGCGGCGCGATGCCTCCTCGTCCCAGGACGCCCCACCCATGGCGGTCTCCGGTGCCTCGGCCCAGGCCGTGTCCCCGGCGCCTGGCGGCCCGGGCCAGCCCGCTCCGTCCGCGAAGAAGGACGGGCCCCGGGAGCAGATTCCCATGCCGGGGTGCTGGGAGGGACTGCTGGAGCTCGACAAGACCGCCTCGCTGGACTCGCTGCGCGCTGCACTGGCGGAAGCCATCTCGGCCAATGACCGCTTCCTGGCCGAGTACCTGAAGGAGCGGCTCACCGAGGTGGTGGGCAATGACGCCGAGCGCGGCCTCAAGCTGGTGGAGTGGGCGGCCCAGGCCAACGGGCCGGAGACGACCCTGTACCTGGAGGCCCTCAAGGCCGCGCCGGCCGTGCGCAACCCCGCGGTCTCCGAGCGCCTGCTGAAGCTGGGCGAGGACAAGAGCGCCCAGATTGCCACCCGCGCCGCGGCCCTGGACACCCTGGAGACGCAGCACCGCTTCACACCCGAGAGCATCCAGCGGCTCAAGGCCATCGCCATGGACGTCGACGCGGACTCCGCTGCGTGGCTGGCGACCCGCACCATGGGCCGGGTGATGAAGGAGGACTACGAGCGCACCGGCTCCTATTCCTCCTATTGGAAGGAACTGCTCGACATTGGCCAGACGTCCAAGGACCTGGCGGTGCGGCAGCTCGCGCTGGAGATGCCCTCGTACTCCAACCCGCTGCTGGACAGCGCTTCCATTGACCAGTTGGCCGAGCTGATGAAGACGGACCCGGACCGGCAGGTGCGGGAGATGTCCGCCTTCCGGCTGGCGCGGACCGAGGACCCGAAGAGGGCACTGGAGGCCTACCGCGCGGCCTTCGACGGAGAGTCCAGCATCTGCGTGCGCTTCGCGATGATGCTCTACGCGCTGCGGGCCGCCGGGGCGGACGCGCTCCCCCTGGCGGCGGAGTTCGCGAAGAAGGACCCGCGGCTCCAGCAGGACTACCTGGACTTCAAGGAGCTGTACGCGGCGGGCACGGTGGACTGGAGCCGCATCTGGATGAACAAGAAGGAGTACCACGAGTGTGTCGTCGAGGAAGGAGCGCCGCACGAATGA
- a CDS encoding HEAT repeat domain-containing protein codes for MSTPGLRSGAVGGGVRLATLRAALLAVGLGLGLTPGLALAQDAAPRPRQTACTVEGMLEDVRLALKEGSPAYKRYVRFRLKEAAIAMAPERLSNAVIEERDPAVLEVVGSALATKASNAQTPELIQPLLSRAVQDADPGLRAAAVKALRGAPSVEFMAQNGDVVTYEQLVRDSSPEVRRAGAENLVTESAEIYFGHHKPVSEAAVKAATATKDPEVAARLLGEVSMEAVGHEAVMDVTRQLRSDDVGVRAAAARALGGVSGPEAAGARRSLVELFRGDTDPAVRKAALESLARLGQSSARPLLQSLRGVDARMDPEIDAWLGAMQYNLQEWDLLLREKQRLRR; via the coding sequence ATGAGCACGCCAGGACTGAGGAGCGGAGCGGTTGGCGGAGGCGTGCGTCTGGCGACGCTGCGCGCGGCGTTGCTGGCCGTGGGGCTCGGGCTGGGGCTGACACCGGGCCTGGCCCTGGCGCAGGACGCGGCGCCCCGGCCCCGGCAGACGGCCTGCACCGTCGAGGGTATGTTGGAGGACGTCCGGCTCGCGCTGAAGGAGGGCTCTCCGGCCTACAAGCGCTACGTGCGCTTCCGGCTCAAGGAGGCGGCCATCGCCATGGCGCCGGAGCGGCTGAGCAATGCGGTCATCGAGGAGAGGGATCCTGCGGTGCTGGAGGTGGTGGGCTCGGCCCTGGCCACCAAGGCCAGCAACGCGCAGACGCCCGAGCTCATCCAGCCGTTGCTGTCGCGGGCCGTCCAGGACGCGGACCCGGGCCTGCGCGCCGCCGCGGTGAAGGCGCTGCGCGGCGCGCCCTCGGTGGAGTTCATGGCGCAGAACGGTGACGTCGTCACCTACGAGCAGCTCGTCCGCGACTCCTCCCCGGAGGTTCGCCGGGCCGGGGCGGAGAACCTGGTGACCGAGAGCGCGGAAATCTACTTCGGCCACCACAAGCCCGTCTCCGAGGCGGCGGTGAAGGCGGCGACGGCCACGAAGGACCCCGAGGTGGCCGCGAGGCTGCTGGGCGAGGTCTCCATGGAGGCCGTGGGACACGAGGCGGTGATGGACGTCACCCGGCAGCTGCGCTCGGACGACGTGGGCGTGCGCGCGGCGGCGGCTCGGGCGCTGGGTGGAGTGTCAGGGCCCGAGGCGGCGGGCGCGCGCCGCTCGTTGGTGGAGCTGTTCCGCGGGGACACGGACCCGGCGGTGCGCAAGGCGGCGCTGGAGTCGCTGGCCCGGCTGGGGCAGTCCAGCGCACGGCCGCTGCTGCAGTCCTTGCGTGGGGTGGATGCGCGCATGGACCCGGAGATCGACGCCTGGCTGGGCGCCATGCAGTACAACCTCCAGGAGTGGGACCTGCTGCTGCGCGAGAAGCAGCGGCTGCGGAGGTAG
- a CDS encoding peptidase M23, producing MNRKSLMFAVVAMVAAGWASTVTAATANGPICETSAWVNSTTYYNCNGGSHTALDIGNASCNEWNHRGMLVGNYYYSYAGGCAAACNGSTCNGGAGNYYTVTGGSGWNFRQLHFINNVSSGSKTCDRCALGLVGGTGSATGPHSHSDNRNGTTRHSAWYTSVGTTCGSSGYCNNRVGVPTL from the coding sequence ATGAATCGGAAGTCCTTGATGTTCGCCGTGGTGGCAATGGTGGCGGCAGGCTGGGCCAGCACGGTCACCGCCGCGACCGCGAACGGGCCCATCTGTGAGACGTCGGCCTGGGTGAATTCGACTACGTATTACAACTGCAACGGCGGCAGTCACACCGCGCTCGACATCGGCAACGCGAGCTGCAACGAGTGGAACCACCGCGGCATGCTGGTGGGCAACTACTACTACTCGTACGCGGGCGGCTGTGCGGCCGCGTGCAACGGCTCTACCTGCAACGGCGGCGCCGGCAACTACTACACGGTGACGGGCGGCAGCGGCTGGAACTTCCGCCAGCTGCACTTCATCAACAACGTGAGCTCCGGCTCGAAGACGTGCGACCGCTGCGCGCTGGGTCTGGTGGGCGGCACGGGCAGCGCCACCGGCCCGCACTCGCACTCCGACAACCGCAACGGCACCACGCGCCACTCGGCCTGGTACACCAGCGTCGGCACCACCTGCGGCAGCAGCGGCTACTGCAACAACCGGGTGGGCGTCCCCACGCTGTGA
- a CDS encoding TetR/AcrR family transcriptional regulator translates to MTAKRRPTSKSPTRRPASSGRPRQRDAEQTRADLLRASRRAFATRGYAQAGMREIAAEAGVTPALVVRYFGSKKELFREALGHDMGLSGFFAAGRKDFGRHVVQYLMNKPVPEADALAMMLLSAGDEEVRDLVTTLLEERLTRPLAQWLGPPRAESRAALMLALFCGVWVFRSTLPIKPFTGTLDAATDAKLAAMLQDLVDGG, encoded by the coding sequence ATGACCGCGAAACGTCGCCCCACGAGCAAGTCCCCTACCCGTCGTCCGGCGTCGAGCGGCCGGCCGAGACAGCGGGATGCGGAGCAGACGCGGGCGGACCTGCTGCGAGCGTCGCGAAGGGCCTTCGCGACGCGGGGCTATGCGCAGGCGGGCATGCGGGAGATCGCCGCGGAGGCGGGTGTCACGCCCGCGCTGGTCGTCCGGTACTTCGGCTCCAAGAAGGAGCTGTTCCGGGAAGCGCTGGGGCACGACATGGGGTTGTCGGGCTTCTTCGCGGCCGGTCGGAAGGACTTCGGCCGCCACGTGGTGCAGTACCTGATGAACAAGCCCGTGCCCGAGGCGGACGCACTGGCGATGATGCTCCTGTCGGCGGGTGACGAGGAGGTACGAGACCTCGTGACGACGCTGCTGGAGGAGCGACTGACGCGACCGCTCGCCCAGTGGCTGGGGCCCCCGAGGGCGGAGTCGCGCGCGGCGCTGATGCTCGCGCTCTTCTGCGGGGTCTGGGTCTTCCGGAGCACGCTGCCGATCAAGCCCTTCACGGGCACCCTGGACGCGGCGACGGACGCGAAGCTCGCCGCCATGCTCCAGGACCTCGTCGACGGCGGCTAG
- a CDS encoding aminoglycoside phosphotransferase family protein yields MKVPALVRQKAASLGQAGEAWLAGLPEVIAGLEKRWSMTVGEALEGGTAAFVARARTADGGDVVLKVALPDPLFRIQAQVLERAQGRGYARLLGADLEQYAILLEALGPSMEQLGMPVERQLETLGTLLTRAWEVPPLVEPTQTAVEAKARELYALVSRLWVELDRPCQHAVFSQALRFAERRAAAAEPGRAVLVHGDPHPANALQVLTPRAGAETGFVFVDPDGFLAEPAYDLGVVLRSWCSELLAGDAVTVARRYCHLLASHTGVDEQAIWEWGFLERVSSGLYALAFGAEELGRPHLVTAELILD; encoded by the coding sequence ATGAAGGTGCCGGCGTTGGTTCGACAGAAGGCCGCCAGCCTCGGCCAGGCTGGCGAAGCGTGGTTGGCGGGACTGCCCGAGGTCATCGCCGGCCTCGAGAAGCGATGGTCGATGACGGTCGGCGAAGCGCTCGAGGGCGGGACCGCGGCATTCGTCGCGCGGGCGCGGACGGCCGACGGTGGAGACGTCGTCCTCAAGGTCGCGCTTCCCGACCCGCTCTTCCGGATACAGGCGCAGGTGCTCGAACGCGCGCAAGGCCGTGGCTACGCGCGTCTGCTCGGGGCAGACCTCGAGCAGTACGCAATCCTGCTCGAGGCCCTGGGGCCTTCGATGGAGCAGCTCGGGATGCCGGTGGAGCGTCAGCTCGAAACGCTGGGCACCCTGCTCACGCGGGCGTGGGAAGTGCCGCCCCTGGTGGAGCCGACGCAGACGGCCGTGGAAGCGAAGGCGCGCGAGCTGTACGCGCTGGTGAGCCGGCTGTGGGTGGAGCTCGACCGGCCCTGCCAGCACGCGGTGTTCAGCCAGGCGCTGCGGTTCGCCGAGCGACGGGCTGCCGCGGCTGAGCCTGGGCGGGCCGTGCTCGTCCACGGCGATCCGCACCCCGCCAACGCGCTGCAGGTACTGACGCCGAGAGCAGGCGCGGAAACGGGCTTCGTCTTCGTCGACCCGGACGGTTTTCTCGCCGAGCCGGCGTACGACCTGGGTGTGGTCCTGCGCAGCTGGTGTTCCGAGCTACTCGCGGGAGACGCCGTCACAGTGGCCCGGCGGTATTGCCATCTGCTGGCGAGCCACACCGGCGTCGATGAGCAGGCCATCTGGGAGTGGGGCTTCCTCGAGCGCGTTTCGAGTGGCCTCTACGCGTTGGCCTTCGGCGCCGAGGAACTCGGGCGGCCCCATCTCGTGACCGCCGAGTTGATTCTCGATTGA